One genomic region from Acidimicrobiales bacterium encodes:
- a CDS encoding FAD binding domain-containing protein — MHAVQRPGTTVRAHHRPATLDEALGLLARLGPRGRAVAGGTDLLLELARGARAGVEELVDLTAIAGLDEVTEDGADLVLGPLVTHNQVLADERLVAGALPLAQACLELGAPPLRNRATVVGNLVTASPANDTISAMLAMGATVEVTAAGGGRRRLALDELITGFRTTALAPGELVTAVRVPRLGPGERGLFAKLGLRRAQAISVVHVAAVVRTDGAVVAEARLALGSVAPTVVRCPAAEAALAGRPLDGAAIEEAAAAAAASVRPIDDVRATAAYRSEQVAVLVRRVLAALRDGRERDGWPARPALLHRARDARP; from the coding sequence GTGCACGCCGTCCAGCGCCCCGGCACCACCGTCCGCGCCCACCACCGGCCCGCCACCCTGGACGAGGCGCTCGGCCTGCTGGCCCGGCTCGGGCCCCGCGGCCGGGCCGTCGCCGGCGGCACCGACCTGCTCCTCGAGCTGGCCAGGGGGGCGAGGGCCGGGGTCGAGGAGCTGGTCGACCTGACCGCCATCGCGGGACTGGACGAGGTGACCGAGGACGGCGCCGACCTCGTGCTCGGGCCGCTCGTCACCCACAACCAGGTCCTGGCCGACGAGCGGCTGGTGGCCGGCGCCCTGCCCCTCGCCCAGGCCTGCCTCGAGCTGGGCGCCCCGCCGCTGCGCAACCGGGCGACGGTGGTCGGCAACCTGGTGACGGCCAGCCCGGCCAACGACACGATCTCGGCCATGCTCGCCATGGGGGCGACGGTGGAGGTGACGGCCGCCGGGGGCGGGCGCCGGCGGCTGGCCCTGGACGAGCTGATCACCGGGTTCCGCACGACCGCGCTGGCCCCCGGCGAGCTCGTCACCGCCGTGCGGGTGCCCCGGCTCGGGCCGGGGGAGCGGGGGCTGTTCGCCAAGCTCGGCCTCCGGCGGGCCCAGGCCATCTCGGTCGTCCACGTCGCCGCCGTGGTGCGGACGGACGGGGCGGTCGTCGCCGAGGCCCGCCTGGCCCTCGGCAGCGTGGCGCCGACGGTCGTGCGGTGCCCGGCCGCGGAGGCGGCGCTCGCCGGCCGCCCGCTCGACGGCGCCGCCATCGAGGAGGCGGCGGCCGCCGCGGCCGCCTCGGTCCGGCCCATCGACGACGTCCGGGCCACCGCGGCGTACCGGTCCGAGCAGGTCGCCGTCCTCGTGCGGCGGGTGCTGGCCGCCCTGCGGGACGGGCGGGAGCGGGACGGCTGGCCGGCCCGCCCGGCCCTGCTCCACCGGGCGAGGGACGCCCGCCC